The following nucleotide sequence is from uncultured Ilyobacter sp..
AGGGATAATAAGTCCGTCAACACCTGTTTCCTCACATTTTTTCAGGAACTCTTCTCCACCATAATTATGTATGGTATTGTAGTAGACTAAAAAAACCAGGGGTATCTGACTTTCTTTTCTTATTGCAACAACTGCATCAAAAATTTTCTGAATAGAGATATCCTTTGACAGAGCCCTTGTAGAAGCAGCCTGGATCACAGGCCCATCTGCTAGAGGGTCTGAATAGGGTATGCCGATCTCTACAAGTGCAGCACCTCCACGCTCCATAGCCAGCACAAGCTCAGGAGTTTTCTCAATACATGGATCACCTGCAGTGAGATACGCTATCAGATTTTTTTCTCCCTTTTTAAGTGCATTTTCTATTCTACCCATTACAGATCCCCCTTTTGATATACTTCTAATACTGTGTTTATATCTTTATCTCCACGCCCAGATAGATTTATTACCAAAATCTCATCCTTTGACATCTCTTTTGCTACTTTTACTGCATGAGCCACTGCATGGGCACTTTCTAATGCTGGAATAATTCCCTCTACTTCACAGAGAAGCTTGAAACCGCCTAGGGCCTCTTTATCATCTATAGGCGCGTACTCTGCTCTTTTGCTATCATAGAGAAAGGCATGTTCAGGTCCTACACCAGGATAATCTAGACCAGCAGATATAGAATGTGCCGGTGTGATATTCCCCATATCATCTTGTAGAAGATAGGTCTTCATTCCATGAATGACTCCCCTGCTTCCCTTGAGCATTGCAAGGGCATGCTTGTCTGTATCAATTCCTTCCCCAGCAGCCTCTACACCGATGAGCCTAACCTCCTTGTTATTGACAAAAGGATAGAATATACCCATGGCATTTGATCCTCCCCCTATAGCAGCTACTATAGCATCAGGAAGTCTCCCCTCTTTTTCCATTATCTGCTTCTTTGTCTCATCTCCTATTATTCTCTGAAAATCCCTTACCATTGTAGGATATGGATGAGGACCTACAACTGAACCGATCACATAGAATGTATCATCTATTCTGGCAACCCACTGTCTGATAGCCTCATTTGTAGCGTCTTTCAGAGTTCCTGTTCCCGATGTCACAGAGTTTACAGTAGCTCCTAAAAGTCTCATTCTAAAGACGTTCATCTCCTGTCTTACGATGTCCTCTTCTCCCATAAATACTTCGCACTCCATTCCCAAAAGTGCGGCCCCTGTGGCAGTGGCCACTCCGTGCTGTCCTGCTCCTGTTTCTGCGATGACCTTTGTCTTCCCCATTCTCTTGGCAAGTAGGAGCTGCCCCATCACGTTGTTTATCTTGTGAGCCCCAGTGTGGTTTAGGTCTTCTCTTTTCAGGTATATTTTTGCTCCTCCTACATGCTCTGTGAGAGAAGCTGCATGGTATAGAGGTGTTTCTCTTCCCACATAATCTTTCAGATAATAATTCAGTTCTCTGTTGAATTCATCATCATTTTTATATTTCAAGTATGCTTTTTCCAAATTTTCAAGAGGCTTCATCAAAGTCTCCGGCACATACTGCCCTCCAAAATCACCAAATTTTCTATCCATGTAATCTTACCTCCCCTATAAATTTTTCCACTTTTTCTCTGGATTTCCCATTATCTCCCTCTACACCGGAGCTCACATCCACAACCTGTGGCTTTACTTTTTCCACAGCTTCGGCAACATTTTCAGGATTCAGTCCCCCTGCTAGAATTATCTTATAAATTTCTGACAACTCTTTTATATTATTCCAGTCAAATTTCTTACCGCTTCCTGGGACACTGGAATCAACTAGAAAGGCGTCTGCACATCCGTCATATTTTTTTATATTTTCAAATATATTTTCATCTCCTACAAAACTTTTCCATACCTCATAATCTTCAAAACTACTGCAGTATTCCGGTGATTCCTTACCATGAAACTGCAATATGTCAAGTCCACAGGCCTTGGCTATCTCAGCCACTTTTTCGGGGTCTTCATCTACAAATACCCCTACTTTTTTTATTTTCCCATCTAGATTTTTAGAAAGTTCAGCAGCCTTTTCAAGGGTAACCTGTCTCTTGGATTTTGCAAATACAAGACCTATATAATCTGGTTTAAATTCATTTACTATATCCACATCTGATTGGTTTTTTATGCCGCATATTTTTGCCTCAGTCATTAAATTCCTCCTTTAATTCCCGGGCCAGCTCTTCTATACTTTCAGATCTCATAAAGGCTTCCCCTATAAGGACACCACTTATTTTTCCGTTTTTCAGTTTTTTCACATCTTCTTTCCTGCTTATCCCGCTCTCACCTATTACCAGCACATCTTCCGGGATATTTTTAGAAAGCTCGATGCAGTTGTTTAAATCCACATTAAAGGTCTTCAGGTCCCTGTTGTTTATACCTATTATTTTAGCTCCTGCCTTTAGAGCCCTTTTTACTTCTTCATCACTATGGGCTTCTACAAGAGGTTCCATTTTGAGATCTCTTGCTATGCCGATGAATTTCTTTAAGGTCTCATCATCTAAAATACTGACAATTAGAAGGACTGCAGAGGCTCCTAAGGTTCTGGCCTCATATATCTGGACTTCATCGATTATGAAGTCTTTACAGAGAGTAGGAAGTTTTATGATTTCCGAGACCTCCTTAAGGTACTGGGGATTTCCCTTGAAATAGTCAACTTCTGTGAGGACTGACACCGCATCTACACAAGTGTCGTATACTGCCGCTATTGCCTTATGATCAAACATCTCCTTTATTACACCTTTCGAGGGAGAGGCCTTTTTTACCTCGCCTATTATAGAGAGACCGCTTTTTTTCATGGCCTCGTAAAAACTTGGAGGAGTATCCATATTTTTGGCTATCCCAGCCAGTTTATTTTTATCAAGGGAGATTTTCTTTAGATATTCTTTTTTAGACTTTACTATTTCATCTAATATCATCTATTTCACCCTCTCTATAAAGTTGTTCACTGTTTCCATTACAAGGCCTTCATCTATAAGCTTTCCAGCCAGTTTTACACCTTCGGTTATATTTTCTGTCTTCCCGTTGATAAAAAGTGCCGCTCCAGCATTTAAAAGTAAAACATCTCTTTTAGCTCCTCTCTCTCTACCTGAAAGGGCATCTATGAGAAGCTGTCTGTTCTCTTCAGGATCTCCACCTTTTATATCCTCAAGAGTAGCTCTTTTCAGTCCGAAGTTTTCCGGGAATATTTCATACTCTTTTATTCTTCCGTTTTCCACTTCTACCACTCTTGTTTTTCCTGTAATGGAGATTTCGTCGGCCCCGTCTTCCATTCCATGGACTATAAGGGCTCTCTTACATCCCATCTTTATAAGGGCATCTGCCATATTATCCATGAGTTTTTTGTCATATACTCCTAGGAGCATGTGATTGGCCTTACCTGGATTGGCCAGAGGTCCTAGAATATTAAATATTGTCCTCACACCCATTGCTTTTCTCACACCTGCCACCTCTTTCATGCTGTGGTGATATACAGGTGCAAAGAGAAAGGACATTCCCGTCTCTTCCAGGGCTTTTTTCATCTTTTCTTTATTTGTGGTCAGATCCATTCCCAGACTTTGGAGGACATCAGCACTTCCGGACTTGCTTGATACCGATCTGTTTCCGTGTTTTATCACTCTTATTCCCGCTGCTGCAGCTATAAAAGCCGTTCCAGTGGAGATATTTATACTGTGTATCCCGTCTCCTCCGGTACCTACAGGATCAAAGGAGTCTAAATTATTTTCAAAGACTACCGCCCTGTCTCTCATAAAGGTGGCTCCTCCCAGTATCTCCTGGGAAGTCTCTCCCTTTATTTTGAGGGCAGTGAGTATAGAGGCTGTCTGTACCTCAGATAGTTTACCGTCAAAGATATCCTCCATCAACCCGTACATCTCTTTTGAACTAAGATTATTTCCATCTAATAATTTTCTGTATACATCGTTCATTTACATCACCTCTTCCAAAAAGTTTTTCATCATCTCTTTACCAGCAGGAGTATTTATAGATTCTGGATGAAACTGTAAACCCACAATAGGATAGTCCCTGTGTTTTACAGCCATGACTTCTCCGTCATCTGTTTCCGCCAGTATCTCCAGTTCCTCAGGCATAGTCTCTTTCTTCACTATGAGAGAATGATATCTTGCTATCTGGACATCCTGCTCTAGCCCCTTAAATATACTTTTCCCTGTATGCTTTATATAAGAAACTTTTCCGTGGACAGCTTTATTGGCGATAACCACATCTCCTCCAAAGGCCTCACCTATAGTCTGGTGCCCTAGACATATTCCAAGGATAGGATATTCCTTATACAGTTTTTTTACCACCTCTAGGCATATACCTGCATCTTTAGGGGCCTTTGGTCCAGGTGACAATACTATTACATCTGGGTTCAATTCTCTTATCTCTTCTATTGTTATCTTGTCATTTCTCACTACTTTTATATCCCTGTGAAGCTCCCCTATAAGGTGATATAAGTTGTAGGTAAATGAATCATAATTGTCTATCAAAAGTATCATCAGTTATTCCCCCCTAAAAATCTTAGTTATGGCAGCCCCTTTATTTCTACACTCCATATACTCACTTGCCGGTACAGAATCAAGCACTATACCTGCTCCAGCCTGATATATATATTCCCCATTCTTATGCATAAGCGATCTTATTGTGATGCAGGTATCCATATCCCCGTTAAAGTTTATATAACCTACCGCTCCACCATAAAATCCTCTTCTTTCTTTTTCAAACTCTTCGATTATTTCCATGGCCCTGATCTTTGGAGCTCCTGAAAGAGTCCCTGCAGGAAGTACCGAGGCTATTACCGAAAAAGCATCTTCCCCTTTTTTTATCTCTCCCTCTACAAGAGATACTATATGCATTACATGAGAATACTTTTTAACCTCCATATATTCTGTAACTTTTACAGTACCTATTTCAGATACTTTTCCTATATCGTTTCTGGCAAGGTCTACGAGCATTACGTGTTCTGCCTTTTCTTTATCATCTGCCATGAGGTCTAGAGCAAATTGCTGGTCTTCTTTCTCATCTTTTCCTCTAGGTCTTGTCCCTGCAATGGGAACTGTTTTTATTATTCCCTCTTGTAGGCTTACAAGTCTTTCTGGAGAACTTCCCATAACCTGGTGAGTCCCATAATCTAAGAAAAACATGTATGGAGATGGATTTATCTCTTTCAACCTTTTATAAATTTCGAAGGGATGTTTACTGCTGGTAACCCTAAATCTCTGAGACAATACCACCTGAAAAATATCTCCCTGAACTATATAATCCTTTGCTTTTCTGACTATATCTTCAAACCCCTCTTGAGTCGTGTTCCCTTTTATCTCTTCACAGTCCCTGTTAAGGACTTTGATTTCTATATTGTTCTCTAATCTTTTTTCTAATTCATCGAGAAGTTCTTCTCCCTCTTTCTCACTTTCTGCTATTGCAGTAAAATACATCTCCCCTGTGTCATGATTGATCACTGCACCCTTTTCAAAGATCATCATTACACTTTCACCTACCGTAGGATCATATGGATTTTCCATAGGAAGCTTCTCATAATCTCTTATGATATCATAGGCTATGTTTCCATAGGCTCCACCTACATAGGGTTTAGGAGCGCTCTCTACCTCTATACCGTTCAACGCCTCTTTGATTATCTCTAGAAACCTTTTATTCTTTTTATAAGATACCCCGTCTATAACATACTCATTGACTCTGTCCTCAAATACCCTTTTAGGACCGCCTCCTATAAAGGTAAAGCCGGTATCCTTTTCATCACTTTCGAAAAGTATCCCCCTCTCGCCATTTGACAGCTTGAGATACAGATCGTTAGTTGTAATCTCCTTTGTTATTCCCCTGAAAAAAACTTTTTTCCTCATTATTCCCCCCCTATAAAAAAAGACCCGCCATTCAGTCAGGTCCTTGAAAATTTGTAATAAAAAACCTGCTCCCTAGGGAACAGGCATTGCTTACAATAATTTTTCTTATAATTGTTTTTGGTATATTCCAAAAATTCCCTTTTTATGAAAGAGCAGCAAAACCTGATAATTTATTTGATTGGTCTGATATGCTATTCTTCCACCACCAAGTAAATCTTATCATGGTTTCTCCTCCTTCACTATTGTTTTGTATTAATTTACAGCTTTTTTGACTATTAGTCAAGAGTTTTTTTTACAAAACTCCATTTTCCTCTTTAAAAAACCTGTGTTTTCAAGGTTTGTCATGAATCAAACTCATGTTAAAAATTATATCCTCTGCCACCTTTTTTGGCTCTTTTTTCCCGTCAATTTTTCTGGTACAGGTATTTTCATAGATAGTCTTCCTAAAAGACAACAAGTCAGACATTTTTTCAAAAGAACAGTTTTTCAGAAGGGGTCTTGTGTTGTCAGATTTTAGCCTCTGATACACAGTTTCAGAATCCACATCGATATAATATACCTCCTGTCCCTCTAAAAGTTCTCTGCTTTTTTCATATGTAACTATACCGCCCCCGGTAGAAACAACCTGATTTTTACTTTCTATAACTTTTTTCAGGGCTTTATACTCTCTCTCCCTAAAATAATTTTCCCCTTGTTCTTCAAACATGGTAGAGATGGACATTTGCCAGTCTTTTTCCACTATACTATCAGTGTCCACAAAGGAATACCCCAATTTTTCCGAGAGAATATGACCAACGGTGCTTTTCCCAGATCCCATAAAACCTATTAAAAAAATATTATTATTCATAAACTAGCCCCTATATTTGACTGCTCTTATTGATAAGAAATAAATCTGCCAATGCTATGGCCGCTGCATTTTCTACCACCACAGTTGCTCTCTTTGCTATACAAGCATCATGCCGTCCGTGTATCTGCAAGGTGTCCATCTTTCCCTCTTCAAAATTAAAAGTTTCCTGGGGAAGATAGATACTAGGAGTCGGTTTTATAACCGCCCTAAATACTACAGGATTTCCGTTGGTTATCCCTCCGTTTATCCCGCCATTGTTGTTTGTCGCCGTCTTTCCGCTGGCATCTATTATAGAATCATTATACTGGCTTCCTTTTAGCTTTACCCCTTCAAAACCTGCACCGAATTCTATTCCTTTTACAGCAGGAACAGAGAAAACCATAGACGAAATATGGGACTCTACAGAGCCGAAGAAAGGTTCTCCTAAACCTACAGGAAGGTCAACTCCGGTAAATTCAACTATTCCCCCTATAGAGTCTCCGCTTTCCTGGACATGTGTGAGGATATTGTCTATTTCCTTTTCAGATGCATTTTTCACATCAGTTTTCCCTACCTGTACCAACTTTGCACTGAGTTTAGAACCTTGGAGTATTTTTTTGGCAATTACTCCTGCTGCCACAAGGGCAAGGGTGAGCCTCCCAGAAAAGTGTCCTCCTCCCCTAATATCGTTGTTGCCATTGTACTTTTTCATTGCCACAAAATCAGAGTGGCCAGGTCTTGGCATCCTCCTAAAAAGACTGTAATCCTTTGATCTGGTGTCTCCGTTTACAAAATGGATATTTATAGGGGCTCCTGTTGTATGCCCGTCGCATATACCTGAAATTATTACCGGCTCGTCACTCTCTATTCTTTTGGTACTACCTGCTCCCCCTGCTTTTCTTCTAGCTAAATCTTCCATGAAGTCCTCTTTATCTACAGGAATACCAGCAGGAGAGCCATCGATAAGGACACCTACTCCCTTTCCGTGGGACTCTCCGTATATGGATACCCTAAACATTCTACCGAAACTATTCATCCTAAAATGCCTCCTTTATTCTTCCTGCAAGTCCCTTTATCTTTCTCTTAGGAAGGGAACAAACTGCCACCCTTATGCCTTTATTAACTAGGATTGTATATATTAGCTTTTCTTTTAGCTTTCTTTGAATCTCTTTTTGTCTCTCACTGTCTTCTACTTTAATTGTCACAAAGAATCCCTCTCTATAGGGGTAGACAGGAAGACCTACCTCTTCTGCTTCCTTCATAAAAATATCTGACCTGTCTTTTAAAAGGTCTATGTAAAAGTTTCTCTCCCTTGTCAAAGCTTCTTTTTTGTCTTCATCTAGTATCAGCCTGGCAAAGAGTTTCATTCCACCCTTAGGTATATTTGACCATACCGCCCTGGCACTTATTTCATTTGCCCTTATAAAGTCATCTATGACCTCTTGAGACGAAGAGGCTGCTACCTGTGCACCTACCCTCAAACCGTAGGCTGTGAGAGTCTTTGAGATACTAAAAGCAAAAATAACCAGAAAATTTTCATTTCTGCCGTTTAGTTCTTCCATCGCCTTTGAGATTGTTTCTCTATTATTTGAAAAATCCATATAGGCAATGTCGTCAAGAAGGACTACAGGGCCTTTTTTACTCAGTTCATCCATGAAATCTATTAAATTTTTCCATTCCTCTGATGTGAGGGAGTAACCCGTAGGATTATGACAGGGATCATTTATTACAGCTAATACCCTTCCCTGCTTTTCCATTATAGCTTCACATCTCGTCATGAAGGATTGCATATCAAAGGCATCTCCATCAAAGAGAGAGTATTCCTCTATATCAAACCCGAACTCCTTGGCCATGAGCCAGTAAGGTCCCCATCCTATCTCTGGTAAAAGTAATGTTTCTCCTCTCCCAAGATAATTTTTAAGGGTTGTACTCACTGCCCCACTTCCACCAGGTGTAGCTACAATTCCAGTTGAAAAGTCCTTTTTTACTCCCTGAAACACCCATTTTTCTACGGCTTCTATAAAATCAGCCTCCCCTCTAAAGGAGGCTGAATAAGAAGCCAGTTCCTTTACATCTATGTCCTTATACTCGTCCCAGACGCTTTTCATTGTAACAAGGTTTCCCTCTTCATCTGAGAGGGAACCGAGAGTAGCATTTACAACCTTGTCCCCGTGGATTTTCGCTGCATTCATAGCCTCTGCTACTACTTTAAATACAGTATCTTCTACCATTTTATCTTTTGAATTTTCTGTCAGGAGACTTTTCATTTTATTCCCTCCGGCTTCTGATATCTACCTACAACCTTAAAGGATAGGCTGTTTTCTTTCAATTCCTCTATAAGTTCTTCTGAGTTATCCATGTCTCCCTGGAACTCAATAAAGAAAAAATATTCCCAAGGTACATTTTTTACCGGTCTTGATTTTATATTTAGCATATTGTAGCCTCGTCTACCTATGGAGTCTACAATCTTCATCAGCGATCCAGATTCATGAGGAACTGTCAGTATCAGGGCACATGTATCTCCTGACTTTGGTTTTTCTGAGGATATAACAATAAATTTAGTCTGATTTTGATCATTGGTATTTATGCTTTCCGCTAATATATCAAGGTTGTAGAGACTGGCAGTCTCGTAGCTTCCTATTGTCCCCTTGGTTTTATCCTTTTGGTCACTCACATATTTTGCACTTACTGCCGTGTTGTGATATGGTATCTCCTTCCATCCTCTTCCATAGAGAAATTTAGATGACTGAAGAAACCCCTGGGGATGAGAGTAAACTTCCTTTATGTCGGAAATTTTTGCACCCTTTATTCCCAATAGATGCTGCTCGATTTTTAGAGAGTGTACCTTTGTTATATAACAGTTATACTTTCTCAAAAGGTCAAAAATTTCACTGATCTCACCTGTACTTGAGTTTTCTATAGGAAGTACACCAAAGTCCACTTCTTTACTCGATACCGCTCTGAATACCTCTTCAAAAGTAAGATAA
It contains:
- a CDS encoding phosphoribosylanthranilate isomerase, with amino-acid sequence MTEAKICGIKNQSDVDIVNEFKPDYIGLVFAKSKRQVTLEKAAELSKNLDGKIKKVGVFVDEDPEKVAEIAKACGLDILQFHGKESPEYCSSFEDYEVWKSFVGDENIFENIKKYDGCADAFLVDSSVPGSGKKFDWNNIKELSEIYKIILAGGLNPENVAEAVEKVKPQVVDVSSGVEGDNGKSREKVEKFIGEVRLHG
- a CDS encoding bifunctional chorismate mutase/prephenate dehydratase, giving the protein MTKDLKTLRDEIEVIDKEMIKLYLRRMEIVKDVALYKQENGMEVLDRSRELELLDKTSALVPEKDLREYYRELLEKQMELSRDYQRKILGLKTKVAYQGVEGAFQHIALREIFEKCEENSYLTFEEVFRAVSSKEVDFGVLPIENSSTGEISEIFDLLRKYNCYITKVHSLKIEQHLLGIKGAKISDIKEVYSHPQGFLQSSKFLYGRGWKEIPYHNTAVSAKYVSDQKDKTKGTIGSYETASLYNLDILAESINTNDQNQTKFIVISSEKPKSGDTCALILTVPHESGSLMKIVDSIGRRGYNMLNIKSRPVKNVPWEYFFFIEFQGDMDNSEELIEELKENSLSFKVVGRYQKPEGIK
- the trpC gene encoding indole-3-glycerol phosphate synthase TrpC; this encodes MILDEIVKSKKEYLKKISLDKNKLAGIAKNMDTPPSFYEAMKKSGLSIIGEVKKASPSKGVIKEMFDHKAIAAVYDTCVDAVSVLTEVDYFKGNPQYLKEVSEIIKLPTLCKDFIIDEVQIYEARTLGASAVLLIVSILDDETLKKFIGIARDLKMEPLVEAHSDEEVKRALKAGAKIIGINNRDLKTFNVDLNNCIELSKNIPEDVLVIGESGISRKEDVKKLKNGKISGVLIGEAFMRSESIEELARELKEEFND
- a CDS encoding aminotransferase class I/II-fold pyridoxal phosphate-dependent enzyme encodes the protein MKSLLTENSKDKMVEDTVFKVVAEAMNAAKIHGDKVVNATLGSLSDEEGNLVTMKSVWDEYKDIDVKELASYSASFRGEADFIEAVEKWVFQGVKKDFSTGIVATPGGSGAVSTTLKNYLGRGETLLLPEIGWGPYWLMAKEFGFDIEEYSLFDGDAFDMQSFMTRCEAIMEKQGRVLAVINDPCHNPTGYSLTSEEWKNLIDFMDELSKKGPVVLLDDIAYMDFSNNRETISKAMEELNGRNENFLVIFAFSISKTLTAYGLRVGAQVAASSSQEVIDDFIRANEISARAVWSNIPKGGMKLFARLILDEDKKEALTRERNFYIDLLKDRSDIFMKEAEEVGLPVYPYREGFFVTIKVEDSERQKEIQRKLKEKLIYTILVNKGIRVAVCSLPKRKIKGLAGRIKEAF
- a CDS encoding shikimate kinase gives rise to the protein MNNNIFLIGFMGSGKSTVGHILSEKLGYSFVDTDSIVEKDWQMSISTMFEEQGENYFREREYKALKKVIESKNQVVSTGGGIVTYEKSRELLEGQEVYYIDVDSETVYQRLKSDNTRPLLKNCSFEKMSDLLSFRKTIYENTCTRKIDGKKEPKKVAEDIIFNMSLIHDKP
- a CDS encoding anthranilate synthase component I family protein, giving the protein MRKKVFFRGITKEITTNDLYLKLSNGERGILFESDEKDTGFTFIGGGPKRVFEDRVNEYVIDGVSYKKNKRFLEIIKEALNGIEVESAPKPYVGGAYGNIAYDIIRDYEKLPMENPYDPTVGESVMMIFEKGAVINHDTGEMYFTAIAESEKEGEELLDELEKRLENNIEIKVLNRDCEEIKGNTTQEGFEDIVRKAKDYIVQGDIFQVVLSQRFRVTSSKHPFEIYKRLKEINPSPYMFFLDYGTHQVMGSSPERLVSLQEGIIKTVPIAGTRPRGKDEKEDQQFALDLMADDKEKAEHVMLVDLARNDIGKVSEIGTVKVTEYMEVKKYSHVMHIVSLVEGEIKKGEDAFSVIASVLPAGTLSGAPKIRAMEIIEEFEKERRGFYGGAVGYINFNGDMDTCITIRSLMHKNGEYIYQAGAGIVLDSVPASEYMECRNKGAAITKIFRGE
- a CDS encoding aminodeoxychorismate/anthranilate synthase component II, which gives rise to MILLIDNYDSFTYNLYHLIGELHRDIKVVRNDKITIEEIRELNPDVIVLSPGPKAPKDAGICLEVVKKLYKEYPILGICLGHQTIGEAFGGDVVIANKAVHGKVSYIKHTGKSIFKGLEQDVQIARYHSLIVKKETMPEELEILAETDDGEVMAVKHRDYPIVGLQFHPESINTPAGKEMMKNFLEEVM
- the trpD gene encoding anthranilate phosphoribosyltransferase, which gives rise to MNDVYRKLLDGNNLSSKEMYGLMEDIFDGKLSEVQTASILTALKIKGETSQEILGGATFMRDRAVVFENNLDSFDPVGTGGDGIHSINISTGTAFIAAAAGIRVIKHGNRSVSSKSGSADVLQSLGMDLTTNKEKMKKALEETGMSFLFAPVYHHSMKEVAGVRKAMGVRTIFNILGPLANPGKANHMLLGVYDKKLMDNMADALIKMGCKRALIVHGMEDGADEISITGKTRVVEVENGRIKEYEIFPENFGLKRATLEDIKGGDPEENRQLLIDALSGRERGAKRDVLLLNAGAALFINGKTENITEGVKLAGKLIDEGLVMETVNNFIERVK
- the trpB gene encoding tryptophan synthase subunit beta, coding for MDRKFGDFGGQYVPETLMKPLENLEKAYLKYKNDDEFNRELNYYLKDYVGRETPLYHAASLTEHVGGAKIYLKREDLNHTGAHKINNVMGQLLLAKRMGKTKVIAETGAGQHGVATATGAALLGMECEVFMGEEDIVRQEMNVFRMRLLGATVNSVTSGTGTLKDATNEAIRQWVARIDDTFYVIGSVVGPHPYPTMVRDFQRIIGDETKKQIMEKEGRLPDAIVAAIGGGSNAMGIFYPFVNNKEVRLIGVEAAGEGIDTDKHALAMLKGSRGVIHGMKTYLLQDDMGNITPAHSISAGLDYPGVGPEHAFLYDSKRAEYAPIDDKEALGGFKLLCEVEGIIPALESAHAVAHAVKVAKEMSKDEILVINLSGRGDKDINTVLEVYQKGDL
- the aroC gene encoding chorismate synthase, producing MNSFGRMFRVSIYGESHGKGVGVLIDGSPAGIPVDKEDFMEDLARRKAGGAGSTKRIESDEPVIISGICDGHTTGAPINIHFVNGDTRSKDYSLFRRMPRPGHSDFVAMKKYNGNNDIRGGGHFSGRLTLALVAAGVIAKKILQGSKLSAKLVQVGKTDVKNASEKEIDNILTHVQESGDSIGGIVEFTGVDLPVGLGEPFFGSVESHISSMVFSVPAVKGIEFGAGFEGVKLKGSQYNDSIIDASGKTATNNNGGINGGITNGNPVVFRAVIKPTPSIYLPQETFNFEEGKMDTLQIHGRHDACIAKRATVVVENAAAIALADLFLINKSSQI